In Microbacterium maritypicum, the following are encoded in one genomic region:
- a CDS encoding dicarboxylate/amino acid:cation symporter: MSTTARAQKAPDTRGPVRKLLTSFGFQILAALVLGIAAGLIGRQLGATAENPNGLSATLDTIGNSYVTLLRAAVVPLIFTAIVASISNLRRVQNAARLAGQTILWFAITAFIAVIIGIVLGLVIQPGNRAGEGLETGEPYTVGTWWNFLLGLIPQNFLGLTVNTSPGAADGTFSSSVGFNILQVIVVAAVIGIAALKAGKKAEPFLVFTESLLKVIQRVLWWIIRIAPLGTFGLIGSAVIKYGWEKLASLGWFAAAVYIGLALVLFVVYPILVRTHGLSIKQYFSGVWPAVQLAFVSRSSIGTLPLTERVTERNLGVPRSYASFAVPLGATTKMDGCAAIYPAIAAIFVAQFFGIELNFVQYLLIVIVSVVGSAATAGTTGAVVMLTLTLSTLGLPLEGVGLLLAIDPILDMGRTAVNVAGQALIPTIVAKREGILNEELYNAPREGLPFADDSGDDDAPEADATSDKEPVGAR; this comes from the coding sequence ATGAGCACCACCGCACGCGCCCAGAAGGCGCCTGACACCCGCGGGCCGGTCCGGAAGCTGCTGACCTCGTTCGGCTTCCAGATCCTCGCAGCCCTCGTCCTCGGCATCGCCGCCGGTCTGATCGGCCGCCAGCTCGGAGCCACGGCGGAGAACCCCAACGGTCTGTCGGCCACCCTCGACACCATCGGCAACTCGTATGTGACGCTGCTGCGCGCCGCTGTCGTCCCGCTGATCTTCACGGCCATCGTCGCCAGCATCTCGAACCTGCGTCGCGTGCAGAACGCCGCACGCCTGGCCGGCCAGACGATCCTGTGGTTCGCGATCACCGCCTTCATCGCGGTCATCATCGGCATCGTGCTGGGTCTCGTGATCCAGCCGGGCAACCGCGCCGGCGAGGGCCTCGAGACCGGCGAGCCGTACACCGTGGGTACCTGGTGGAACTTCCTGCTGGGCCTGATCCCGCAGAACTTCCTCGGCCTGACGGTCAACACCTCGCCCGGCGCAGCCGACGGCACGTTCTCGTCGAGCGTGGGCTTCAACATCCTCCAGGTCATCGTGGTCGCGGCCGTCATCGGCATCGCGGCACTCAAGGCCGGCAAGAAAGCCGAGCCCTTCCTCGTCTTCACCGAGTCGCTGCTGAAGGTCATCCAGCGCGTGCTGTGGTGGATCATCCGCATCGCCCCGCTCGGCACCTTCGGCCTCATCGGCTCGGCCGTGATCAAGTACGGCTGGGAGAAGCTCGCCTCGCTCGGCTGGTTCGCGGCCGCCGTCTACATCGGCCTCGCGCTCGTGCTGTTCGTCGTGTACCCGATCCTGGTGCGCACGCACGGCCTGTCGATCAAGCAGTACTTCTCGGGCGTCTGGCCCGCCGTGCAGCTGGCGTTCGTCAGCCGCTCCTCGATCGGCACGCTGCCCCTCACCGAGCGCGTCACCGAGCGCAACCTCGGCGTCCCGCGCTCCTACGCGTCGTTCGCCGTGCCGCTGGGGGCGACCACCAAGATGGACGGCTGCGCCGCGATCTACCCGGCCATCGCCGCGATCTTCGTGGCCCAGTTCTTCGGCATCGAGCTGAACTTCGTGCAGTACCTGCTGATCGTGATCGTCTCGGTCGTCGGCTCGGCGGCCACCGCCGGCACCACCGGCGCGGTCGTCATGCTCACGCTGACGCTGTCGACCCTGGGCCTGCCGCTCGAGGGCGTCGGACTGCTGCTCGCGATCGACCCGATCCTCGACATGGGCCGCACCGCGGTCAACGTCGCGGGCCAGGCGCTGATCCCGACCATCGTCGCCAAGCGCGAGGGCATCCTGAACGAGGAGCTCTACAACGCGCCGCGCGAGGGCCTGCCCTTCGCCGACGACTCCGGCGACGACGACGCTCCCGAAGCGGATGCCACCTCCGACAAGGAGCCGGTCGGCGCACGCTGA
- a CDS encoding TA system VapC family ribonuclease toxin, with the protein MIVPDVNILVYAFRADSAEHQTYAPWLNEVLTLEPIGVSDTILSGFVRIVTHPRITTAPAPIDAAMAFTRSLVAAPRTQWLTAGAPAWNRLDDLAASDQGIRGNLVPDAYIAALTLANGARLATRDRGFARFPDLKWFDPATDARARGGS; encoded by the coding sequence GTGATCGTTCCCGACGTCAACATCCTCGTCTACGCGTTCCGTGCCGACTCCGCGGAACATCAGACCTACGCCCCATGGCTGAACGAGGTGCTCACCCTCGAACCGATCGGCGTCTCGGACACGATCCTGAGTGGGTTCGTCCGCATCGTCACCCATCCTCGGATCACCACGGCCCCGGCACCGATCGACGCGGCGATGGCCTTCACCCGCAGCCTCGTCGCCGCCCCGCGCACACAGTGGCTCACGGCAGGGGCACCGGCCTGGAACCGGCTCGACGATCTCGCCGCAAGCGATCAGGGCATCCGCGGGAACCTCGTCCCCGACGCATACATCGCCGCGCTCACTCTGGCGAACGGCGCACGTCTCGCCACCCGCGACCGCGGCTTCGCCCGATTCCCCGACCTGAAATGGTTCGATCCGGCGACGGACGCGCGAGCCCGCGGCGGCAGCTGA
- a CDS encoding CopG family transcriptional regulator has translation MRTTLNLSEALAAEAKARAAAEGRTFTSFIEEALREHLAKLEPAAPVEPLPTFGNPRTSRFLVDIDDRDALWEALEETPIR, from the coding sequence ATGCGAACCACCCTGAACCTCTCTGAAGCCCTCGCGGCCGAGGCGAAGGCGCGCGCAGCCGCGGAGGGCCGGACCTTCACGAGCTTCATCGAAGAGGCTCTGCGGGAGCACTTAGCGAAGCTCGAACCCGCGGCGCCCGTCGAGCCCCTGCCGACCTTCGGCAACCCGCGCACCTCACGATTCCTCGTCGACATCGACGACCGCGACGCGCTGTGGGAAGCACTGGAAGAGACTCCGATCCGGTGA
- a CDS encoding helix-turn-helix transcriptional regulator, whose protein sequence is MTPAESDDEFTGIHCRLDELLAERGMTLTELSATVGVSIVNLSVLKNDRARAIRYSTLRAICEALDCEVGELLVLAPR, encoded by the coding sequence GTGACCCCGGCCGAGAGCGACGACGAGTTCACCGGCATCCACTGCCGGCTCGACGAGCTGCTCGCCGAGCGCGGGATGACCCTGACCGAACTCAGCGCCACGGTGGGGGTGAGCATCGTGAACCTGTCGGTGCTGAAGAACGACCGCGCCCGCGCCATCCGGTACTCCACGCTGCGCGCGATCTGCGAGGCGCTCGACTGCGAGGTGGGTGAGCTGCTGGTGCTGGCTCCGCGCTGA
- a CDS encoding ATP-dependent Clp protease ATP-binding subunit — protein sequence MFERFTDRARRVVVLAQEEAKMLNHNYIGTEHILLGLIHEGEGVAAKALESLGISLDAVREQVQDIIGQGQQQPTGHIPFTPRAKKVLELSLREALQLGHNYIGTEHILLGLIREGEGVAAQVLVKLGADLNKVRQQVIQLLSGAPGREPASVGAQTNDSPAGTQGGSAVLDQFGRNLTQAARDNKLDPVIGREKEAERVMQILSRRSKNNPVLIGEPGVGKTAVVEGLAQAIVKGDVPETLKDKQLYSLDLGSLIAGSRYRGDFEERLKKVTKEIRTRGDIIVFIDEIHTLVGAGAAEGAIDAASILKPLLARGELQTIGATTLDEYRKHFEKDAALERRFQPVQVNEPTLPHTINILKGLRDRYEAHHKVQITDGAIVAAANLADRYVSDRFLPDKAIDLIDEAGARLRLSILSSPPELREFDEKIATVREQKEVASEEQDFEKAASLRDEEKSLLAERLRLEKQWRAGDVATSAVVDEGLIAEVLAQATGIPVFKLTEEESSRLVFMEKALHQRVVGQEEAIAALSKTIRRQRAGLKDPKRPSGSFIFAGPTGVGKTELAKALAEFLFDDEAALISLDMSEFGEKHTVSRLFGAPPGFVGFEEGGQLTEKVRRKPFSVVLFDEIEKAHPDIFNSLLQILEEGRLTDGQGRIVDFKNTVIIMTTNLGARDIAGGPVGFQIEGNDSTSYDRMKGKVNEELKRHFKPEFLNRVDDIIVFPQLSKTELVQIVDLFAKRLGERLLDRDMTIELSQAAKERLIEIGFDPALGARPLRRAMQHEVEDRLSEKILHGELNSGDHVKVDAKDGEFLFEHGPRGEKVAVGANTGGGAIAGTPDLAVASGE from the coding sequence ATGTTCGAGAGATTCACGGACCGAGCCCGTCGAGTGGTCGTCCTCGCCCAAGAAGAGGCGAAGATGCTCAACCACAACTACATCGGGACCGAGCACATCCTGCTCGGCCTCATCCACGAGGGTGAAGGCGTCGCCGCCAAGGCCCTCGAGAGCCTCGGCATCTCCCTCGACGCCGTGCGCGAGCAGGTGCAGGACATCATCGGCCAGGGTCAGCAGCAGCCGACCGGGCACATCCCGTTCACGCCGCGCGCCAAGAAGGTGCTCGAGCTCAGCCTCCGCGAGGCCCTGCAGCTCGGCCACAACTACATCGGCACCGAGCACATCCTGCTCGGCCTCATCCGTGAGGGCGAGGGCGTCGCCGCCCAGGTGCTCGTCAAGCTCGGCGCCGACCTCAACAAGGTCCGCCAGCAGGTCATCCAGCTGCTCTCCGGAGCCCCTGGCCGCGAGCCGGCATCCGTCGGTGCGCAGACCAACGACTCGCCTGCCGGCACCCAGGGTGGTTCCGCGGTGCTCGACCAGTTCGGTCGCAACCTCACCCAGGCCGCGCGCGACAACAAGCTCGACCCGGTGATCGGGCGCGAGAAGGAGGCGGAGCGGGTCATGCAGATCCTCTCCCGCCGCTCCAAGAACAACCCCGTCCTGATCGGCGAGCCCGGCGTCGGCAAGACCGCCGTCGTCGAGGGTCTGGCCCAGGCGATCGTCAAGGGCGATGTGCCCGAGACGCTGAAGGACAAGCAGCTCTACTCGCTCGACCTCGGCTCCCTCATCGCCGGTTCCCGCTACCGCGGTGACTTCGAGGAGCGCCTGAAGAAGGTCACCAAGGAGATCCGCACGCGCGGCGACATCATCGTCTTCATCGACGAGATCCACACCCTCGTGGGTGCGGGTGCCGCCGAGGGCGCGATCGACGCGGCCAGCATCCTGAAGCCGCTGCTCGCTCGTGGTGAGCTCCAGACCATCGGCGCCACCACGCTCGACGAGTACCGCAAGCACTTCGAGAAGGATGCGGCGCTCGAGCGCCGCTTCCAGCCGGTGCAGGTCAACGAGCCGACGCTGCCGCACACCATCAACATCCTCAAGGGGCTGCGCGACCGCTACGAGGCGCACCACAAGGTGCAGATCACAGACGGTGCCATCGTGGCCGCGGCGAACCTCGCCGACCGCTACGTCTCCGACCGCTTCCTTCCGGACAAGGCCATCGACCTGATCGACGAGGCCGGCGCACGCCTGCGGCTGTCGATCCTGTCGAGCCCGCCCGAGCTGCGTGAGTTCGACGAGAAGATCGCCACGGTGCGCGAGCAGAAGGAAGTCGCCTCCGAGGAGCAGGACTTCGAGAAGGCCGCATCCCTCCGCGACGAGGAGAAGAGCCTCCTCGCCGAGCGTCTGCGTCTCGAGAAGCAGTGGCGTGCGGGCGACGTCGCGACCTCCGCGGTCGTCGACGAGGGTCTGATCGCCGAGGTGCTCGCACAGGCCACCGGCATCCCCGTATTCAAGCTCACGGAAGAGGAGTCCAGCCGACTCGTCTTCATGGAGAAGGCTCTGCACCAGCGCGTCGTCGGTCAGGAAGAGGCGATCGCCGCCCTCTCCAAGACGATCCGTCGCCAGCGTGCCGGTCTCAAGGACCCGAAGCGCCCCTCGGGCTCGTTCATCTTCGCCGGCCCCACGGGTGTCGGAAAGACCGAGCTCGCCAAGGCTCTCGCCGAGTTCCTGTTCGACGACGAGGCGGCTCTCATCTCGCTCGACATGAGCGAGTTCGGTGAGAAGCACACGGTCTCGCGTCTGTTCGGTGCCCCTCCCGGATTCGTCGGATTCGAAGAGGGTGGCCAGCTCACCGAGAAGGTGCGCCGCAAGCCGTTCAGCGTGGTGCTCTTCGACGAGATCGAGAAGGCCCACCCCGACATCTTCAACTCGCTGCTGCAGATCCTCGAAGAGGGTCGGCTCACCGACGGCCAGGGTCGGATCGTGGACTTCAAGAACACGGTCATCATCATGACCACCAACCTCGGTGCACGTGACATCGCGGGCGGTCCTGTCGGCTTCCAGATCGAGGGCAACGACTCGACCAGCTACGACCGGATGAAGGGCAAGGTGAACGAAGAGCTCAAGCGGCACTTCAAGCCCGAGTTCCTCAACCGTGTCGACGACATCATCGTGTTCCCGCAGCTGTCCAAGACCGAGCTGGTGCAGATCGTCGATCTGTTCGCCAAGCGCCTCGGCGAGCGTCTGCTGGACCGCGACATGACGATCGAGCTGTCGCAGGCCGCCAAGGAGCGTCTCATCGAGATCGGCTTCGACCCGGCGCTCGGCGCCCGACCGCTGCGTCGCGCGATGCAGCACGAGGTCGAGGACCGTCTGTCGGAGAAGATCCTGCACGGTGAGCTCAACTCGGGTGACCACGTGAAGGTCGACGCGAAGGACGGGGAGTTCCTGTTCGAGCACGGCCCGCGCGGCGAGAAGGTCGCGGTCGGTGCCAACACCGGCGGCGGCGCGATCGCCGGCACTCCCGACCTGGCGGTCGCCAGCGGGGAGTGA
- a CDS encoding amino-acid N-acetyltransferase yields the protein MSEYIVRPARSADIVGIRNLLQPLVEQRILLGKDLAVLYGAVQEFVVAEADGVLIGCGALHVFWEDLGEVRTLLVQDDWLHHGVGRAIVDRLEENARTLGLSRLFCLTFEVEFFSRRGFTPIGEQVVDPDVYSQLLRSGDAGVEEFLDLAHVKPNTLGNTRMLKVL from the coding sequence GTGAGTGAGTACATCGTCCGACCGGCCCGCAGCGCCGACATCGTCGGCATCCGCAACCTGCTGCAGCCCCTCGTGGAGCAGCGCATCCTGCTCGGCAAGGATCTGGCGGTGCTCTACGGCGCGGTGCAGGAGTTCGTCGTCGCCGAGGCCGACGGTGTGCTGATCGGCTGCGGCGCGCTGCACGTGTTCTGGGAAGATCTCGGCGAGGTGCGCACCCTGCTCGTGCAGGATGACTGGCTGCACCACGGCGTCGGCCGGGCCATCGTCGATCGTCTCGAGGAGAACGCGCGCACGCTCGGGCTGTCGCGCCTGTTCTGCCTCACGTTCGAGGTCGAGTTCTTCAGCCGCCGCGGCTTCACTCCCATCGGCGAGCAGGTTGTCGACCCCGACGTGTACTCCCAGCTGCTGCGCAGCGGTGACGCGGGTGTCGAGGAGTTCCTCGATCTCGCGCACGTCAAGCCGAACACGCTCGGCAACACGCGCATGCTCAAGGTGCTCTGA